One window of Alteromonas sp. LMIT006 genomic DNA carries:
- the mraY gene encoding phospho-N-acetylmuramoyl-pentapeptide-transferase — MLIWLSEWLMQLDVGFSVLNYLTLRSILAALTALIASILIGPKMIKALQRLQIGQTVRDDGPETHLQKMGTPTMGGVLILATICVSVLLWADLSNEYVWITLTILLGYGAVGFVDDYRKVVRKDPKGLIARWKYFWQTVIALAVAVYLYANTTLPEQTALVVPFFKDVMPQLGLMFIVLVYFTVVGSSNAVNLTDGLDGLAIVPTILVAGALAIMAYATGNINFSEYLHIPYIPQASELVIICAAIFGAGLGFLWFNAYPASVFMGDVGSLALGGTLGIIAVLVRQEIVLVIMGGIFVIETLSVIIQVASFKLRGKRVFRMAPIHHHFELKGWPEPKVIVRFWIISLILVLVGLATLKLR, encoded by the coding sequence ATGCTGATATGGTTAAGTGAGTGGTTGATGCAATTAGACGTCGGCTTCAGTGTTCTGAACTATTTGACGCTGCGTTCTATTTTAGCCGCTCTTACTGCATTAATCGCTTCTATCCTGATTGGGCCGAAAATGATCAAGGCCTTGCAACGACTGCAAATTGGACAGACGGTTCGCGATGACGGACCCGAAACACATTTACAAAAAATGGGTACTCCAACAATGGGTGGGGTACTGATTCTGGCAACGATCTGTGTTAGCGTTTTGTTATGGGCAGATCTTAGTAATGAATATGTCTGGATAACACTGACGATATTACTTGGTTACGGTGCAGTGGGTTTTGTTGATGATTATCGCAAAGTGGTGCGCAAAGATCCCAAGGGGCTGATTGCGCGATGGAAGTATTTTTGGCAGACCGTTATAGCACTTGCAGTCGCCGTGTATTTATACGCTAACACCACTTTGCCAGAACAAACGGCGTTAGTTGTCCCGTTTTTCAAAGACGTTATGCCTCAGTTAGGTTTGATGTTTATTGTGTTGGTTTACTTCACCGTAGTTGGCAGCAGTAATGCTGTTAATTTAACAGATGGGCTAGATGGATTAGCCATTGTACCGACTATCTTGGTTGCAGGCGCCCTAGCAATAATGGCTTACGCTACAGGTAACATAAATTTTTCGGAGTACTTGCATATCCCATACATTCCCCAAGCCAGTGAATTAGTGATTATATGTGCAGCTATATTTGGTGCGGGACTTGGATTTTTATGGTTTAACGCCTACCCAGCATCGGTATTTATGGGGGACGTTGGTTCACTCGCTTTAGGTGGCACTCTGGGCATAATCGCCGTGCTAGTGAGACAAGAAATCGTTCTGGTGATTATGGGCGGAATTTTTGTGATCGAAACGCTGTCGGTCATTATTCAAGTCGCGTCATTTAAATTACGCGGCAAAAGAGTATTCCGCATGGCACCGATTCATCACCATTTTGAGTTAAAAGGGTGGCCTGAGCCAAAAGTCATTGTGCGCTTTTGGATTATATCGTTGATTTTGGTCTTGGTCGGATTGGCAACCTTAAAACTCCGATAA
- the ftsW gene encoding putative lipid II flippase FtsW: protein MQLSLRQMFQEQYDEHPTVEYDRGILLVAAILMFLGIVIVASASMPEGIAKYNNPYFFIIRHLVFATLAIIAGMITLTIPVAQWHKHSAILLFAALALLVAVLFIGHNVNGATRWIRIGPINIQAAEPAKLFFFAFFASYLVRRNEQIQETWRGILKPVVMLSILAFLLGLQPDLGTIIVLFVTTFAVMFLGGAKVINFVFLVCSGLVFIVLMIISKEYRMRRIEAFLDPWADPFGSGYQLTQSLMAYGRGDWFGQGLGNSLQKLSFLPEAHTDFIVAILAEELGYIGLMSLLLLIFVLVFKAMRLGNKCLQTQLPYHGYLAYAIGIWFSFQTLVNVGASAGMLPTKGLTLPLVSYGGSSLIIMAIAVALLVRIDFEYRSTYRAKHKQLKQKQTEPHDQNDDEVSDA, encoded by the coding sequence ATGCAACTCAGTTTGCGCCAGATGTTTCAAGAACAATATGATGAGCATCCCACTGTTGAATATGATCGTGGAATTTTGCTCGTTGCCGCCATCTTAATGTTCTTGGGCATCGTCATCGTTGCATCTGCGTCCATGCCTGAAGGGATCGCTAAATACAATAATCCTTACTTTTTTATTATTCGGCATTTGGTCTTTGCCACGCTCGCCATCATTGCAGGTATGATCACATTAACTATTCCCGTTGCCCAATGGCATAAACACAGCGCTATATTGTTATTTGCGGCGTTGGCCCTGTTGGTTGCGGTTTTGTTTATTGGGCACAATGTCAATGGTGCAACTCGTTGGATCCGAATTGGTCCAATTAATATCCAAGCAGCAGAGCCGGCAAAATTGTTCTTTTTTGCGTTTTTTGCCAGTTATCTCGTGCGGCGAAATGAACAAATCCAAGAGACATGGCGAGGCATATTAAAACCAGTAGTTATGTTGAGCATTCTCGCTTTCTTATTAGGTTTACAGCCGGATCTAGGCACGATTATTGTCTTATTCGTAACCACCTTTGCGGTGATGTTTTTAGGCGGCGCAAAAGTCATAAACTTTGTTTTTTTAGTCTGCTCAGGCTTGGTATTCATAGTACTAATGATCATTTCCAAAGAATATCGAATGCGTCGAATTGAAGCGTTTCTCGATCCTTGGGCCGATCCATTTGGTTCAGGCTACCAACTGACACAGTCACTGATGGCTTATGGCCGAGGAGACTGGTTTGGTCAAGGGTTGGGCAATAGTTTGCAAAAATTGAGTTTCTTACCCGAGGCACATACCGATTTTATTGTGGCAATACTCGCCGAGGAACTTGGTTATATCGGTCTCATGTCGTTGTTGCTTTTGATTTTTGTACTTGTCTTTAAAGCCATGCGCCTCGGTAACAAATGCTTGCAAACTCAACTCCCCTATCACGGTTACCTCGCCTATGCGATAGGGATATGGTTTAGTTTTCAGACGCTGGTCAATGTTGGTGCCAGTGCAGGTATGTTGCCCACCAAGGGGTTAACCTTACCATTGGTGAGCTATGGTGGTTCAAGTTTAATTATTATGGCCATTGCGGTGGCACTCTTGGTCAGAATCGATTTTGAATATCGTTCTACGTATCGTGCGAAGCACAAACAGCTAAAACAAAAGCAAACAGAACCGCACGATCAAAATGATGACGAGGTATCTGATGCCTAA
- the murG gene encoding undecaprenyldiphospho-muramoylpentapeptide beta-N-acetylglucosaminyltransferase translates to MPKLLIMAGGTGGHIFPALAVADALAKKNWEIAWLGTADRMEAKIVPKHDIPFYPIVVKGLRGNGLLRAVAAPFMLIRSVWQAFRIICKVKPDVMLGMGGYASGPGGVAGYLYGLPLVLHEQNAVFGMTNRWLSRIAKHTLTGFDFGSSRYRYVGNPVREDFWQIPPLQTPLQNNILIVGGSLGAQVLNTEVPSILRNLKVGKVTHQTGKNNVEAVTKAYANMPDVTVCEFIDEMSNAFAEHDIVICRAGALTVAEVAAAGRVAIFVPYPHAVDNHQYQNAQSLTLAGASTTLLQSNIQDLGTVLQNLLNDPTFTMQMGRKAKTFASPNSVDNICSVLEEVVT, encoded by the coding sequence ATGCCTAAGTTACTGATCATGGCTGGCGGTACTGGGGGCCATATTTTCCCCGCTTTAGCTGTTGCAGATGCTTTAGCCAAAAAAAATTGGGAAATCGCTTGGTTAGGTACGGCTGATCGAATGGAAGCGAAGATTGTCCCCAAACACGATATTCCCTTCTACCCTATAGTAGTTAAAGGGCTTAGAGGAAATGGACTATTACGGGCTGTGGCTGCCCCTTTTATGCTCATAAGATCAGTCTGGCAAGCCTTTCGAATAATCTGTAAAGTCAAACCAGATGTCATGTTGGGAATGGGCGGATACGCAAGCGGGCCAGGCGGTGTTGCAGGATATTTATATGGTTTACCGCTGGTGTTACATGAACAAAATGCGGTGTTTGGAATGACAAATCGATGGTTGAGTAGAATAGCTAAACATACGTTAACAGGCTTTGACTTCGGTTCATCCAGGTACCGCTATGTTGGTAATCCAGTACGTGAAGATTTTTGGCAAATCCCACCGCTACAGACACCTTTGCAAAATAATATTCTCATTGTTGGTGGTAGCTTAGGTGCACAGGTGCTCAATACCGAAGTGCCGAGCATTTTACGCAATCTAAAGGTCGGTAAAGTAACCCATCAAACGGGTAAAAATAACGTTGAGGCCGTAACCAAGGCTTATGCTAATATGCCAGATGTGACGGTGTGTGAATTTATAGACGAGATGTCAAATGCATTTGCCGAACACGATATTGTAATTTGTCGAGCGGGTGCGTTAACGGTAGCCGAAGTAGCCGCAGCTGGAAGAGTGGCGATTTTTGTCCCTTATCCACATGCTGTTGACAACCATCAATACCAAAATGCACAAAGTCTTACTTTGGCAGGTGCTAGTACAACGTTATTGCAATCTAATATCCAGGACTTAGGCACTGTATTACAAAATTTATTAAACGATCCGACATTCACAATGCAAATGGGACGTAAAGCAAAAACGTTTGCATCACCGAATTCAGTTGACAATATATGTTCAGTTTTAGAGGAAGTAGTCACATGA
- a CDS encoding D-alanine--D-alanine ligase produces the protein MKVAVLMGGKSAERDVSLASGRAVCEALSTLKIEHVMFDPAEQPLSELQAMNIDLAFIILHGRGGEDGTIQGALEYLEIPYTGSGVLGSALAMDKIHTKEVWVARQLPTPNFVRVNSPLQEAEANKILCEFTHNIMVKPSHEGSSIGMAKVQNSAELIAAVNTALELDNEVLLEAYVTGQEYTVAILDDVALPSIRMVTPHVFYDYAAKYQDNTTEYFCPSGLTDDEEQQLATLCLDAFRSVSATGWGRVDVMRDETGQFLLLEVNTVPGMTTKSLVPKAARQAGIDFPNLVLKIMQTVR, from the coding sequence ATGAAAGTAGCTGTTTTGATGGGTGGCAAGTCAGCTGAAAGAGACGTTTCTTTAGCATCGGGACGTGCAGTGTGCGAAGCGTTATCAACCTTAAAAATTGAACATGTAATGTTTGACCCAGCGGAGCAACCACTCTCTGAACTACAAGCAATGAATATTGATCTGGCGTTTATTATATTGCATGGCCGTGGGGGCGAAGATGGCACCATTCAAGGTGCATTAGAGTATTTAGAAATACCTTATACAGGGTCTGGTGTACTTGGTTCAGCATTGGCTATGGATAAGATCCATACCAAAGAGGTTTGGGTGGCAAGACAGTTGCCAACGCCGAATTTTGTGCGGGTAAACTCGCCTTTACAAGAAGCTGAAGCGAACAAAATTTTATGTGAATTTACGCATAATATCATGGTCAAACCGAGTCATGAGGGTTCCAGTATCGGCATGGCAAAAGTTCAAAATAGTGCAGAATTAATTGCAGCAGTGAATACTGCATTAGAACTTGATAATGAGGTGTTACTCGAAGCGTATGTGACTGGACAAGAATATACAGTCGCGATTTTGGATGACGTTGCGCTTCCGAGCATCCGCATGGTTACGCCACACGTGTTTTATGATTATGCTGCCAAATATCAAGATAATACAACTGAATATTTTTGTCCCAGCGGTCTCACCGATGACGAGGAGCAGCAATTAGCGACCCTCTGTCTCGATGCATTTCGCAGTGTTTCTGCAACTGGATGGGGACGAGTTGATGTGATGCGCGATGAGACGGGGCAATTTTTATTACTTGAGGTCAATACAGTACCAGGCATGACAACCAAAAGCTTGGTACCAAAGGCAGCGCGTCAAGCAGGAATAGATTTTCCAAACTTGGTGCTCAAAATAATGCAAACGGTGCGGTAA
- a CDS encoding cell division protein FtsQ/DivIB, which produces MTSVDQDSSISYERWVSLIFLTGVLVSFAVGGMSLRSWMLDAQKVPVRHIQILGKTEYVQRETLVEFIRESHTGSFFALDVNAIYESLLEQPWVYQASVRKKWPDTLQVFVVEQIPVANWNGDQLINSEGSAFSGNIQLAKLPSMYGPNGAEQTALTGLKAMSSLLTQHDLVIDSLLLTERFAWQVELKNGIRINLGRQDFIERVQRFVNLYPLLLEQNKSIEYVDLRYDTGAAVRFVEKTTSI; this is translated from the coding sequence ATGACCAGCGTAGATCAAGACTCATCAATAAGTTATGAACGCTGGGTGAGTTTGATTTTTTTAACCGGTGTATTGGTTAGTTTTGCTGTTGGTGGTATGAGCTTGCGCAGCTGGATGTTGGATGCGCAAAAAGTGCCAGTGCGACATATACAAATTCTAGGAAAAACGGAATACGTTCAGCGAGAGACTTTAGTTGAATTTATTCGTGAATCCCATACCGGGAGTTTTTTTGCTTTAGATGTCAATGCCATTTATGAGAGCTTATTGGAACAACCTTGGGTATATCAGGCTTCGGTCAGAAAAAAATGGCCAGATACGTTGCAGGTATTTGTCGTTGAGCAGATTCCAGTGGCGAATTGGAATGGTGATCAGTTAATCAATTCTGAAGGCAGTGCCTTTAGTGGAAATATTCAGCTGGCAAAATTACCGAGTATGTATGGCCCTAATGGTGCTGAACAAACTGCATTAACAGGGCTTAAGGCGATGTCCAGTTTATTGACTCAACATGATTTGGTGATAGATAGTTTGTTGTTGACTGAGCGTTTTGCTTGGCAAGTTGAGCTTAAAAACGGCATCAGAATTAATTTAGGGCGACAAGATTTTATTGAGCGAGTACAACGGTTTGTGAATTTGTACCCGCTGTTATTAGAACAAAATAAATCGATAGAGTATGTTGATCTACGCTACGACACAGGTGCAGCAGTACGTTTCGTAGAAAAGACTACATCGATTTAA
- the ftsA gene encoding cell division protein FtsA, with the protein MAKIETSGLLVGLDIGTHSIKAVLGEVLDDGDINVLGVGNHLVKGMDKGGVNDLNLVSDALKRAVEEMELMADCRVSSAILGISGRHIGCQNEHGMVPINHNEVTQDDIVNVIHAARSVPIPADRRILHVLPQEYSVDVQENVKNPLGMSGVRMEANVHIITCADDMAKNFIKCTDRCGISIDSTVFSALASSHSILTEDEKELGVCLVDIGAGTVDITIYADACVRYSAVIPIGGNQITNDIAKIFRTPLNHAEQIKISQACALKDLVSMEETINVPSVGGREDRSMSRHTLAEVIEPRFHEILELVYEHIRDSGLFEQVAAGVVLTGGTSKMPGALELAESIFSLPVRIGKPMNIKGLTDYVNDPTYAQVIGLLHYGKLETMENISPIRNTEEGIFQRIKAWFKGEF; encoded by the coding sequence ATGGCAAAAATCGAGACTTCAGGTTTGCTTGTTGGATTAGATATTGGTACACACAGTATTAAAGCTGTATTAGGTGAAGTGCTAGATGATGGTGATATCAATGTATTGGGTGTCGGCAATCACCTTGTAAAAGGGATGGATAAAGGCGGTGTGAACGATCTAAACCTAGTCTCTGACGCGTTAAAACGGGCTGTAGAAGAGATGGAGTTAATGGCTGATTGTCGTGTTTCATCTGCTATTTTAGGTATTTCTGGACGGCATATTGGTTGTCAAAATGAACACGGTATGGTGCCAATAAATCATAATGAAGTGACCCAGGATGATATTGTGAATGTTATACATGCTGCGCGTTCGGTGCCCATTCCTGCAGATCGTAGGATCTTGCATGTGTTGCCACAAGAGTACAGTGTTGATGTTCAAGAGAACGTTAAAAATCCGTTAGGTATGTCTGGTGTACGGATGGAAGCAAATGTTCATATTATTACCTGTGCAGATGATATGGCTAAGAATTTTATCAAGTGTACCGACCGATGTGGTATTAGTATCGACAGTACCGTTTTCTCAGCGTTAGCCTCAAGCCACTCTATACTTACCGAAGACGAAAAAGAGCTCGGTGTCTGTCTAGTCGATATCGGGGCAGGGACAGTTGATATAACTATCTATGCTGATGCGTGCGTGAGATATTCAGCGGTGATCCCGATTGGTGGCAATCAAATCACTAATGATATTGCCAAAATATTCCGCACACCATTGAATCATGCGGAACAAATCAAGATATCTCAAGCGTGTGCGCTCAAAGATCTCGTCAGCATGGAAGAAACGATCAATGTACCGAGTGTAGGTGGACGTGAAGATCGCAGCATGTCCCGCCATACGTTGGCGGAAGTGATTGAACCTAGGTTCCATGAAATTCTAGAACTCGTTTATGAACACATTAGAGATAGCGGATTATTCGAACAGGTTGCTGCGGGTGTTGTATTGACTGGTGGTACCAGCAAAATGCCGGGTGCCTTAGAATTAGCTGAGAGCATTTTCAGTTTACCAGTGCGAATCGGTAAGCCAATGAATATCAAAGGGTTAACAGATTATGTCAACGATCCAACGTATGCACAAGTCATCGGTTTATTACATTACGGAAAGCTAGAAACGATGGAAAATATATCGCCTATCAGGAATACAGAAGAAGGGATTTTTCAGCGAATAAAAGCTTGGTTTAAAGGCGAATTTTAA
- the ftsZ gene encoding cell division protein FtsZ, translating to MFELIEDDSTEAVIKVIGVGGGGGNAVEHMVKNKIEGVEFIAVNTDAQVLKKSNADTILQIGNAVTKGLGAGADPNIGREAAHEDRETLRQAIDGADMVFITAGMGGGTGTGAAPEVAKIAREMGILSVAVVTRPFPFEGKKRNGYASQGIDELAKHVDSLITIPNEKLLKVLGKGTPLLKAFEAANDVLLGSVRGIAELITTEGLVNVDFADVKTVMSEMGTAMMGTGSATGEDRAEEAASQAIACPLLEDIDLTGAKGILVNITAGPDFAIDEYETVGNAVKAFASENATVVVGTVIDMDMTDEVRVTVVATGIGTEKPDISVVPTSPQVAKSVVVGASHAAAPAPDTTPEKDAEEYLDIPAFLRRQAD from the coding sequence ATGTTTGAATTAATTGAAGACGATAGTACCGAAGCGGTGATTAAAGTCATTGGCGTAGGTGGTGGCGGCGGTAATGCCGTTGAACACATGGTCAAAAATAAAATTGAAGGTGTTGAGTTCATCGCAGTTAATACAGATGCTCAAGTCCTAAAAAAATCTAATGCAGATACAATCTTGCAAATCGGTAATGCTGTTACCAAAGGCCTAGGCGCAGGAGCTGATCCAAATATTGGCCGTGAAGCGGCACACGAAGATCGCGAAACCCTTCGCCAGGCTATCGACGGTGCTGATATGGTATTTATTACCGCTGGTATGGGTGGTGGCACCGGTACGGGTGCGGCGCCAGAAGTTGCTAAGATTGCTCGTGAAATGGGGATCTTAAGTGTTGCAGTGGTGACCCGTCCATTTCCATTTGAAGGCAAAAAGCGTAACGGCTATGCTTCGCAAGGTATCGATGAGCTGGCTAAACACGTTGATTCACTCATTACCATTCCGAATGAAAAACTCTTAAAAGTTTTGGGCAAAGGTACTCCGTTATTAAAAGCCTTTGAAGCTGCTAATGACGTACTATTGGGCTCAGTAAGAGGTATTGCGGAATTGATCACGACTGAAGGTCTGGTCAATGTTGACTTCGCAGACGTTAAGACAGTGATGTCAGAAATGGGGACGGCAATGATGGGTACAGGTTCCGCTACAGGTGAAGACCGTGCTGAAGAAGCCGCAAGCCAAGCAATTGCCTGTCCGTTGCTAGAAGATATCGATTTAACTGGTGCGAAAGGTATTTTGGTAAATATCACCGCAGGTCCTGATTTTGCGATCGACGAGTATGAAACTGTAGGTAACGCAGTAAAAGCTTTTGCCTCAGAAAACGCCACGGTAGTCGTTGGTACGGTTATCGACATGGATATGACTGACGAAGTGCGCGTAACAGTCGTTGCAACCGGGATTGGTACTGAAAAGCCAGATATTTCAGTGGTACCAACTTCGCCACAGGTGGCCAAATCTGTTGTTGTTGGAGCGTCTCATGCTGCTGCACCAGCACCTGATACGACTCCAGAAAAAGACGCTGAGGAGTATTTGGATATTCCAGCGTTTTTACGTCGTCAGGCAGATTAA
- the lpxC gene encoding UDP-3-O-acyl-N-acetylglucosamine deacetylase — protein sequence MIKQRTIKHAVQETGIGLHKGNKVTMTLRPAPANTGIIFRRIDLSPHVDIPSRADAVKDTVLCTCVSNSDGVAIHTVEHLVSALAGLGIDNIIVEVNSHELPIMDGSASPFIFLLQSAGIEELNAPKQFLRLIKPVRVEEGDKWAELLPYNGFKVDFRIDFDHPVISQTRQHMELDFSSDSYIDHVSRARTFGFMRDLETMNAMDLALGGSMNNAVALDEYRVLNPEGLRYSDEFLKHKILDAVGDLYLGGYSIIGMLKAYKTGHGLNNKLLNAVINDKSAWEFVTYEAGDVPIQYINPVLATI from the coding sequence ATGATTAAACAACGTACAATCAAACATGCGGTTCAAGAAACCGGTATTGGCTTGCATAAGGGCAACAAGGTCACGATGACACTGCGCCCCGCTCCCGCTAATACTGGGATTATTTTCCGTCGTATTGATTTGTCTCCACACGTTGATATACCTTCCCGTGCAGACGCAGTTAAGGACACAGTGCTATGTACTTGTGTGAGTAACTCTGATGGCGTGGCAATTCATACCGTTGAACACCTTGTTTCTGCTCTAGCTGGGCTTGGCATTGATAATATTATCGTAGAAGTAAACAGTCATGAACTCCCTATTATGGATGGCAGTGCGAGTCCATTTATCTTTTTACTACAATCGGCAGGGATTGAAGAGCTCAATGCACCTAAGCAGTTTTTGCGCTTGATTAAGCCGGTTCGAGTTGAAGAAGGTGATAAGTGGGCAGAATTACTTCCGTACAATGGTTTTAAAGTTGATTTTAGAATTGATTTTGACCATCCAGTAATCAGCCAAACTCGTCAACATATGGAATTAGATTTTAGTTCTGACTCCTACATTGACCATGTATCTCGTGCAAGGACCTTTGGTTTCATGCGTGATCTTGAAACCATGAATGCGATGGACTTAGCTTTAGGCGGCAGTATGAATAATGCTGTAGCGCTCGACGAATATCGGGTCCTGAATCCTGAGGGACTGCGCTACAGTGATGAGTTTTTAAAACACAAAATCCTTGATGCCGTCGGTGATCTGTATTTAGGTGGTTACAGCATCATTGGCATGCTCAAAGCTTACAAGACGGGGCATGGCCTTAATAACAAGCTTCTCAATGCTGTGATCAACGACAAATCGGCATGGGAGTTTGTGACATACGAAGCTGGTGATGTACCGATTCAATATATTAATCCGGTACTTGCCACTATTTAG
- a CDS encoding M23 family metallopeptidase has translation MRLQLQLEHSGKRYRTDLSIRRVLVCFVMASLVFIVSSRSTQITTEHANQVSLVKQGLLAQQSMLEQVIEQSDIEQNALLQHISAMQAQLSLLSLQQIDIAKAMNVKLIDIPIPVPELEFEPSVSGSLQALQRQLDDQIKQLAILENVFNNTHIDIQQRITGRPIQTGWLSSYYGMRDDPFTGKQAMHKGIDFAGNEGDPVIATAAGVVTWSGERFGYGNLVEINHGNGLVTRYGHNQSLNVVVGEVVTKGHRIATIGNTGRSTGAHVHYEIIKQGKQIDPLPYVYRK, from the coding sequence ATGCGCTTGCAACTTCAACTAGAACACAGCGGTAAACGTTATCGAACAGACTTGTCGATTCGACGTGTTTTGGTCTGTTTTGTAATGGCCAGTTTAGTGTTTATTGTGTCCTCGCGTTCTACCCAAATTACTACAGAACACGCCAATCAAGTGAGTTTAGTCAAACAGGGTTTGCTGGCACAGCAAAGCATGTTAGAGCAAGTCATTGAGCAATCTGACATTGAACAAAATGCCCTACTACAGCACATCTCGGCAATGCAAGCACAGTTATCTCTGCTTTCTTTACAGCAGATAGACATTGCCAAAGCAATGAATGTCAAACTTATCGATATCCCTATACCCGTTCCAGAACTAGAATTTGAGCCATCGGTGAGTGGTTCTTTGCAAGCTCTACAACGCCAATTAGACGATCAAATTAAGCAACTAGCGATCCTTGAAAATGTCTTTAACAACACCCATATAGATATTCAACAACGTATAACCGGTCGGCCAATACAAACCGGTTGGTTATCTTCCTATTATGGAATGCGGGATGACCCCTTTACAGGGAAGCAAGCCATGCACAAAGGAATTGATTTTGCAGGGAATGAAGGCGATCCAGTTATCGCGACTGCCGCTGGCGTAGTGACTTGGTCAGGTGAGCGGTTTGGCTATGGAAATTTGGTCGAAATTAATCACGGTAATGGATTAGTCACTCGATACGGGCACAATCAGAGCTTAAACGTTGTCGTCGGGGAAGTGGTAACAAAAGGACACCGTATTGCTACCATTGGTAATACGGGGCGTTCGACAGGCGCACACGTTCACTACGAAATAATAAAACAAGGTAAACAAATTGATCCCCTCCCTTATGTTTACCGCAAATAA